The Noviherbaspirillum saxi genome includes a window with the following:
- a CDS encoding nucleotidyltransferase family protein, with amino-acid sequence MSTPDTKTPASMRTIGILLAAGSGRRFDPSGEKDKLQQVLADGTTVAVAAARHLLAAMPSVTAVVRADNIQLATQLKDAGCDVTLCEAAVQGMAVSLVHALSETRESAGWVIALADMPFVQPATIQALAATLDAGAGIAVPTQNGRRGNPVAFSRIHLDELLSLRGDEGARRLLQRHPVIEIETSDPGIVRDIDTLEDLDASIRNGV; translated from the coding sequence ATGTCAACGCCTGATACCAAAACCCCGGCATCGATGCGAACGATCGGCATTCTGCTGGCCGCCGGAAGCGGCAGACGTTTCGATCCAAGCGGCGAAAAGGACAAGTTGCAGCAAGTCCTTGCCGATGGGACGACGGTGGCCGTTGCGGCAGCCAGGCATCTGCTTGCCGCAATGCCGTCGGTAACGGCCGTGGTCCGTGCGGACAATATCCAGCTCGCTACACAATTGAAAGATGCAGGATGCGATGTCACCCTATGCGAAGCTGCTGTACAAGGCATGGCGGTCTCGCTGGTGCATGCGTTGTCGGAGACCAGGGAATCCGCCGGCTGGGTAATTGCGTTGGCCGACATGCCCTTCGTGCAGCCGGCAACTATTCAGGCACTGGCCGCTACGCTCGACGCCGGCGCCGGCATCGCGGTACCCACTCAAAACGGAAGGCGCGGCAATCCCGTTGCGTTCTCGCGTATTCATTTGGATGAGCTGCTTTCCCTGCGCGGCGATGAAGGGGCACGGCGCCTGCTGCAGAGGCATCCGGTCATCGAGATCGAGACGTCCGACCCCGGCATAGTGCGCGATATCGATACCTTGGAAGATCTCGATGCATCCATACGGAACGGTGTCTGA
- a CDS encoding DUF3429 domain-containing protein: MNTHFVNKRVAHLLGYAGLIPFVLLMLGCWVAHPDWLGDFIRGQLAYGIAILSFLGGIHWGAVMVSPDLTMEQTRKGLVWSISPALIAWSSTLMGGFGFAVLMLGFIAAYQADKRLSVWYGMPDWFVPLRLKLTCIVIAALMLSVIAANVRG; encoded by the coding sequence ATGAACACCCATTTCGTCAACAAGCGCGTGGCCCATCTCCTTGGCTATGCCGGTCTTATTCCTTTCGTCCTGCTCATGCTGGGATGCTGGGTTGCCCATCCGGACTGGCTGGGTGATTTCATCCGAGGACAGCTGGCTTATGGCATCGCGATACTCTCTTTCCTCGGCGGTATTCACTGGGGCGCGGTGATGGTATCGCCCGACCTGACCATGGAACAAACGCGCAAGGGCTTAGTCTGGAGTATTTCGCCGGCACTGATTGCCTGGTCGTCGACCTTGATGGGCGGTTTCGGCTTTGCGGTACTGATGCTCGGGTTTATCGCCGCCTATCAAGCCGATAAGCGCTTGTCCGTCTGGTACGGAATGCCCGACTGGTTTGTGCCCTTGCGACTGAAGCTAACCTGCATTGTGATAGCCGCCTTGATGCTTTCCGTCATCGCCGCAAATGTGCGGGGCTAA
- a CDS encoding M61 family metallopeptidase, with product MKNAINYIIAPKDPAAHLFEVSLTVDRPAPEGQVVWLPAWIPGSYMIREFARNIVRIRAESKAGPVALTKTDKHSWLAAPCVGRLVLTYEVYAWDLSVRAAHLDQTHGFFNGTSVFLCVQGQENLPHVVDIRRPEGDEYKSWRVATALPELKARRYGFGTYIAGDYDELIDHPVELGTFERATFKAHGVPHEIVVTGRVPNLDMARLCADLKKVCEAQIALFEPKTRRAPMERYVFMTMAVGDGYGGLEHRASTALICSRADLPVKGQRESSDGYRTYLGLCSHEYFHTWNVKRIKPAVFAPYDLRTEGYTSLLWLFEGFTSYYDDLMLVRSGLMDEEQYFKTLAKTINSVLRGSGRTKQSVAESSFDAWVKYYRQDENAPNAIVSYYQKGSLVGLALDLTIREQTNGRKSLDDVMRALWLRYGRDFASLGQGIAEAEAESLFEEVTGLKLKKFFDRYVRGTEDIPFGKLMAPYGITVTDNRKAAKPGLGVRTTRDGNDCKLANVYEGEAGHQAGLSAGDLLVAINGLRVSATNLDALLSRYRAGDTVAVHAFRRDELMTFNVILAQGEAPQFVLEVQEKTASLARKRARWLSTAIA from the coding sequence ATGAAAAATGCCATCAACTACATCATCGCTCCCAAAGATCCGGCCGCGCATTTATTCGAAGTGAGCTTGACGGTCGATCGCCCCGCACCCGAAGGCCAGGTGGTCTGGCTGCCGGCATGGATTCCCGGCAGTTACATGATTCGCGAATTTGCACGCAACATCGTGCGCATTCGCGCCGAATCGAAGGCGGGCCCGGTTGCATTGACGAAGACCGACAAGCATAGCTGGCTGGCCGCGCCTTGCGTCGGGCGGCTCGTATTGACTTATGAAGTCTATGCATGGGATTTGTCGGTGCGTGCCGCGCATCTCGACCAGACGCACGGTTTCTTCAATGGCACTAGCGTATTCCTGTGCGTGCAAGGACAGGAAAATCTGCCGCATGTGGTTGATATCCGGCGGCCGGAGGGCGATGAATACAAGTCATGGCGAGTGGCGACCGCCTTGCCCGAGCTGAAGGCGCGGCGCTATGGTTTCGGTACGTACATAGCGGGCGATTACGACGAATTGATCGATCATCCGGTCGAGCTTGGCACCTTCGAGCGTGCGACCTTCAAGGCGCATGGCGTGCCGCACGAGATCGTCGTCACGGGACGTGTGCCCAACCTCGACATGGCACGGCTGTGCGCTGACCTCAAGAAGGTATGCGAAGCGCAAATCGCATTGTTCGAACCGAAGACGCGACGCGCGCCGATGGAGCGCTACGTCTTCATGACGATGGCGGTCGGTGATGGATATGGCGGTCTGGAACATCGCGCTTCGACGGCGCTGATCTGTTCGCGCGCCGACCTTCCGGTAAAAGGGCAGCGCGAAAGTAGTGACGGCTATCGCACCTACCTTGGGCTATGCAGCCATGAATACTTCCACACCTGGAACGTCAAGCGTATCAAGCCCGCGGTCTTTGCGCCCTACGATCTGCGTACCGAAGGCTACACTTCGCTGCTCTGGCTGTTCGAAGGTTTCACCAGCTATTACGACGACCTGATGCTGGTGCGTAGCGGCCTGATGGATGAAGAACAGTATTTCAAGACGCTGGCGAAAACCATCAATAGCGTATTGCGCGGAAGCGGCCGCACCAAGCAAAGCGTGGCTGAATCGAGTTTCGATGCCTGGGTCAAATATTATCGCCAGGATGAAAACGCGCCGAATGCCATCGTCAGCTATTACCAGAAAGGCTCGCTGGTTGGATTGGCCCTCGACCTGACGATACGCGAGCAGACGAATGGCAGGAAATCCCTGGACGATGTGATGCGCGCCTTGTGGCTGCGTTACGGACGGGATTTCGCATCGCTGGGACAGGGTATCGCCGAGGCGGAAGCCGAGTCCTTATTCGAGGAAGTCACCGGCCTGAAGCTGAAAAAATTCTTTGATCGCTACGTGCGCGGCACCGAGGATATTCCCTTCGGAAAGTTGATGGCGCCATACGGCATCACTGTCACGGACAATCGAAAGGCTGCGAAGCCGGGCCTGGGTGTGCGCACCACCCGCGACGGTAACGATTGCAAGCTGGCCAATGTCTATGAGGGCGAGGCGGGACATCAGGCCGGTTTATCCGCTGGTGACTTGCTGGTGGCGATCAATGGTTTGCGCGTATCCGCTACCAACCTTGATGCCTTGCTATCGCGTTATCGTGCGGGCGACACTGTTGCAGTTCATGCATTCCGGCGCGATGAGTTGATGACTTTCAATGTCATATTGGCTCAAGGTGAGGCACCGCAGTTTGTATTAGAGGTGCAGGAGAAGACTGCATCGCTGGCACGCAAGCGTGCACGCTGGTTGTCGACAGCAATAGCCTGA
- a CDS encoding MDR family oxidoreductase yields the protein MFNAILLDKNDDGTTAAKLTQLDDAQLPTDGDVTVRIDYSTINFKDGLAITGKSPVVRKWPMVPGIDGAGEILSSSHPEWKAGDAFILNGWGVGEVHMGCLAQRARLKGDWLIPRPAAISARNAMAIGTAGYTAMLCAIALQEQGIDKNSGEILVTGASGGVGSVAIAILSGWGYRVIASTGKAAEADYLKALGAADVIDRAELSAPGKPLQKERWAGVVDSVGSHTLVNSIAQIRYGGAVAACGLAQGLDLPGSVAPFILRGVRLIGIDSVMAPREKRIAAWNRLATDLPASKLEQITSEISLADAMIKAQDIIQGKVRGRLVVNVNA from the coding sequence ATGTTCAATGCAATTCTTCTCGACAAGAACGATGACGGCACCACCGCTGCCAAGCTGACGCAGCTCGACGATGCGCAATTGCCGACTGATGGCGATGTCACGGTACGCATCGATTATTCGACCATCAATTTCAAGGATGGCTTGGCGATCACCGGCAAATCACCGGTCGTGCGCAAATGGCCGATGGTGCCCGGCATCGATGGGGCCGGCGAGATATTGTCTTCTTCGCATCCCGAATGGAAAGCCGGCGATGCATTCATCTTGAATGGCTGGGGTGTGGGCGAAGTGCACATGGGATGCCTTGCGCAGCGTGCGAGACTGAAAGGAGACTGGCTGATTCCAAGACCGGCTGCAATTTCGGCACGCAATGCCATGGCAATTGGAACCGCCGGCTACACCGCGATGCTGTGCGCGATCGCATTGCAGGAGCAGGGTATCGACAAGAATAGCGGAGAGATACTGGTGACGGGTGCGTCGGGCGGCGTCGGCAGCGTGGCAATCGCGATTCTTTCCGGCTGGGGCTATCGCGTCATCGCGTCGACCGGAAAGGCAGCCGAGGCCGATTATCTGAAGGCACTGGGTGCCGCCGATGTCATCGATCGCGCTGAACTGTCCGCGCCAGGAAAACCCTTGCAGAAAGAGCGCTGGGCCGGCGTCGTCGATTCGGTCGGTTCGCATACGCTGGTCAATTCGATCGCTCAAATACGCTATGGCGGCGCAGTGGCGGCATGCGGTCTGGCCCAAGGTCTTGACCTGCCCGGGTCTGTCGCGCCGTTCATTTTGCGCGGCGTCCGGCTGATCGGTATCGATAGCGTCATGGCACCAAGGGAAAAGCGGATTGCGGCATGGAACCGCCTTGCGACCGACTTGCCTGCATCGAAACTCGAACAGATCACGTCGGAAATTTCGCTGGCCGATGCCATGATCAAGGCTCAAGACATCATTCAGGGCAAGGTGCGCGGACGTCTGGTGGTCAATGTCAACGCCTGA
- a CDS encoding DsbC family protein, translating to MIKLTRLAAAALLSLAAGAALAQTGPEQAIKKALEPRLGDGAKVDSVTKTPYGGLYEVRIGGDIFYSDAKGDYLFIGRVVDTKTMQDYTKARVDEINKIKFSDLPLDSAMKMVKGNGKRVIAVFEDPNCGYCKRFRQTLNEMDNVTVYTFMYNILSEDSVTKSRNIWCSSDRVKAWDEWMLNGKAAPAAPANCTAPHDKVFALGQKLKVTGTPTVFFADGTRIPGAVDAKALEGKLASIK from the coding sequence ATGATCAAATTGACCAGACTCGCAGCCGCTGCGCTGCTTAGCCTTGCTGCCGGTGCAGCGCTTGCCCAGACCGGGCCGGAGCAGGCGATCAAGAAGGCGCTCGAACCGCGGCTGGGCGACGGGGCCAAAGTCGATTCCGTCACCAAGACTCCGTATGGCGGACTGTACGAAGTCCGGATCGGCGGCGATATCTTCTATAGCGATGCCAAGGGCGACTATCTGTTCATCGGTCGCGTGGTCGATACCAAGACCATGCAGGATTACACCAAGGCGCGGGTCGATGAAATCAACAAGATCAAGTTCTCCGATTTGCCGCTGGATTCTGCAATGAAGATGGTCAAGGGTAACGGCAAGCGTGTAATCGCCGTATTCGAAGATCCGAATTGCGGTTATTGCAAGCGCTTCCGCCAGACGCTCAACGAGATGGATAACGTGACAGTCTATACCTTCATGTACAACATCCTGTCCGAGGATTCCGTCACCAAGTCCCGCAACATCTGGTGTTCGTCGGACCGTGTCAAGGCGTGGGATGAGTGGATGTTAAACGGCAAGGCCGCACCCGCCGCACCAGCCAATTGCACGGCGCCGCATGACAAGGTGTTTGCGTTGGGACAGAAGCTGAAGGTGACTGGCACGCCCACCGTGTTCTTTGCCGATGGCACGCGCATTCCTGGCGCGGTCGATGCCAAGGCACTGGAAGGCAAACTCGCATCGATCAAGTAA